From Thermoflavifilum aggregans, a single genomic window includes:
- a CDS encoding cryptochrome/photolyase family protein, with translation MRSKVNVCWLRRDLRLHDQAALYHALRKGIPVIVIFIFDRHILDELDDPQDRRMTFIYTKLEKINQQLIALGSSLLTFHDTPLGAFQKLMQQFDVQEVYTNRDYEPYARKRDQQIAAFLQEKGIAFHDFKDQVIFDRDEILKPDGTPYTVYTPYSKQWKQKLNTFYLQSYPVEKYLGNLFQLPAQPLPPLESIGFQLVQISFPPEEPDENIIRHYHLWRDYPAKNGTTKMSVHLRFGTISIRELVKKALAWNEKYLNELIWREFYQMILWHFPHVVHQCFKPEYDRIEWLNDEEAFRRWCEGRTGCPIVDAGMRQLNATGYMHNRLRMITASYLTKNLLIDWRWGEAYFAKKLLDYDLASNNGGWQWSAGCGCDAAPYFRLFNPDLQAQRFDPDYQFIKQWVLEYGSSAYPAPLISHQEARKRCLETYARALQDKMKPTR, from the coding sequence ATGCGATCCAAAGTAAACGTATGCTGGCTACGCCGGGATTTGCGCCTGCATGATCAGGCTGCACTTTACCATGCCTTGCGCAAAGGCATACCGGTAATCGTGATTTTTATCTTCGACCGACACATCCTGGATGAACTCGATGATCCGCAAGACAGGCGTATGACATTCATTTACACAAAACTGGAAAAAATCAACCAGCAACTTATAGCCTTAGGATCCAGCTTGTTAACTTTTCACGACACGCCGCTGGGTGCTTTTCAGAAACTCATGCAGCAATTTGATGTACAGGAAGTGTATACCAACCGGGATTATGAACCTTATGCACGCAAACGTGACCAACAGATTGCAGCTTTTTTGCAGGAAAAAGGAATTGCATTTCATGATTTTAAAGATCAGGTGATTTTTGACCGGGATGAAATCCTCAAACCCGATGGCACGCCATATACCGTGTATACACCTTACAGCAAACAATGGAAGCAAAAGCTGAATACGTTTTATTTACAATCTTATCCCGTTGAAAAATATTTGGGAAATTTATTTCAGCTGCCGGCTCAGCCTTTGCCACCCTTGGAAAGCATAGGATTTCAGCTTGTACAAATATCATTTCCGCCTGAGGAACCGGATGAAAATATCATCAGACATTATCATCTTTGGCGCGATTATCCAGCCAAAAATGGTACAACGAAAATGAGTGTACATCTGCGGTTTGGTACCATAAGCATTCGTGAACTGGTGAAAAAAGCACTGGCATGGAATGAAAAATACCTGAATGAACTTATCTGGCGGGAGTTTTATCAGATGATCCTCTGGCATTTTCCGCATGTAGTTCATCAATGCTTCAAACCGGAATATGATCGCATAGAGTGGCTGAATGATGAAGAAGCTTTCCGGCGCTGGTGCGAAGGGCGCACGGGTTGCCCGATAGTAGATGCAGGTATGCGGCAGTTGAATGCGACAGGTTACATGCACAACCGGCTGCGCATGATAACAGCAAGCTATCTGACGAAAAACCTGCTAATTGACTGGCGATGGGGCGAAGCTTATTTTGCTAAAAAACTGCTGGATTACGATCTGGCTTCCAATAACGGAGGCTGGCAATGGTCGGCCGGCTGCGGATGTGATGCTGCTCCCTATTTCCGGCTGTTTAATCCCGACCTTCAGGCGCAACGTTTTGACCCGGATTATCAGTTCATCAAACAATGGGTGCTGGAATACGGATCATCAGCATATCCGGCTCCGCTTATTTCCCATCAGGAAGCCCGCAAACGTTGCCTGGAGACTTACGCGCGGGCTTTGCAAGATAAGATGAAACCCACGCGCTGA
- a CDS encoding aminotransferase class IV codes for MPKLLLDGNIFSTDSCLFTSRNRAFRYGDGFFETIKCVKGKILWWKYHELRIQKSLQMLQMPALSSAKFASLKNDVLRLCEINHCRDVARVRISFFRDDGGKYTPESNQFHVLIEAEPIASDTSFATGIIGGIARVEKPLSSLSSLKSLQCLPYILAGMEARQQGWHQAILQNTAGRIAETHIANIFCVHHQQIFTPPLAEGCVDGIIRKALLCADLPWPIHEQPMDLEQLWNADEVFCTNTIQGIQYFQKINDHIYSPPRIAAALAEWLSTQENEHAEF; via the coding sequence ATGCCGAAACTGTTGCTCGACGGAAATATTTTCTCCACCGATAGTTGTTTGTTCACATCCCGGAACAGAGCATTTCGTTATGGCGATGGTTTTTTTGAAACCATCAAATGCGTGAAGGGAAAAATCCTGTGGTGGAAGTATCATGAATTACGCATACAGAAAAGCCTGCAAATGCTGCAGATGCCTGCTTTATCCTCTGCAAAATTTGCAAGCCTGAAAAATGATGTGTTACGGCTTTGTGAGATCAATCATTGCCGGGATGTTGCACGCGTGCGTATTAGTTTTTTTCGGGATGATGGAGGTAAATATACGCCTGAATCCAACCAGTTTCATGTTTTGATAGAAGCTGAACCAATTGCTTCAGACACATCCTTTGCAACAGGCATTATCGGGGGAATCGCACGAGTAGAAAAACCTTTGTCTTCACTTTCTTCATTAAAATCCCTGCAATGCCTGCCCTATATCCTTGCCGGAATGGAAGCCCGCCAGCAGGGATGGCACCAGGCTATCCTGCAAAACACCGCAGGAAGAATTGCCGAAACTCATATTGCCAATATCTTTTGTGTGCATCATCAACAGATATTCACACCACCTCTTGCTGAAGGATGCGTAGATGGTATCATCCGCAAAGCATTGCTATGTGCTGATTTGCCATGGCCAATCCACGAACAGCCTATGGACCTGGAACAATTATGGAATGCAGATGAAGTATTTTGTACAAACACCATTCAGGGTATTCAATACTTTCAAAAAATCAATGACCATATCTACAGCCCGCCACGCATAGCTGCTGCCCTGGCCGAATGGCTCAGCACTCAGGAAAATGAACATGCTGAGTTTTAA
- a CDS encoding 1,4-dihydroxy-6-naphthoate synthase: protein MKLSLGFSPCPNDTFIFDALVNHRIDTGNLEFEVYLEDVETLNQWAKQGKLDITKLSCLAYLQVASQYVMLDAGSALGKGCGPLLIAARQLPLQQIPSLRIAIPGVHTTANMLLHFAFPDVTQLRPMLFSEIEDAILRGDVDAGVIIHENRFTYQQKGLVKLLDLGDYWEQHTGAPIPLGCIAMKRSFPPALMNEVNGWIRKSLEYAYAQYPQVSAFVRQHAQAMDEQVMRQHIDLYVNEYSLSLQDEGKKAIAVLQREAIRNGMLAEATSLSLFAA from the coding sequence ATGAAACTAAGTCTTGGCTTCTCTCCCTGTCCGAATGATACATTCATTTTTGATGCATTGGTAAATCACAGGATTGATACCGGAAATCTGGAATTTGAAGTATATCTGGAAGATGTGGAAACGCTGAATCAATGGGCGAAACAAGGCAAACTCGACATTACCAAACTTAGTTGCTTGGCCTATCTGCAGGTAGCTTCTCAATATGTGATGCTAGATGCAGGAAGTGCTCTGGGTAAGGGTTGTGGTCCTTTGCTCATAGCTGCCCGGCAGCTACCGTTGCAGCAAATACCATCGTTGCGGATTGCTATTCCGGGCGTACACACCACGGCCAATATGTTGTTGCATTTTGCTTTTCCAGATGTAACTCAGCTCCGGCCCATGTTGTTTTCCGAAATTGAAGATGCTATTCTGCGAGGCGATGTCGACGCGGGTGTTATTATTCATGAAAATCGTTTTACCTATCAGCAGAAAGGACTTGTGAAGCTGCTGGATCTGGGTGATTATTGGGAACAACATACCGGTGCACCGATTCCGTTGGGTTGTATTGCCATGAAACGCAGTTTCCCACCGGCGTTGATGAACGAAGTGAATGGATGGATACGGAAAAGTCTGGAGTATGCATATGCTCAATATCCGCAGGTTTCTGCATTTGTAAGGCAACATGCCCAGGCTATGGACGAACAGGTCATGCGCCAGCATATTGATTTGTATGTGAATGAATACAGCCTTTCTCTGCAGGATGAGGGTAAAAAGGCTATAGCAGTATTGCAACGCGAAGCCATCCGCAATGGCATGCTGGCTGAGGCAACATCACTTTCCTTATTTGCAGCTTGA